Within the Salinibacterium sp. TMP30 genome, the region CGCCTCCTGCGGGCGTGGGCTCAGGCGCTCGGTTCCCCCGAAGACTCCTTCGACCACGCCTTTGCCGATAAGCCATTCCCTGTCATGAAGATTGTGCGGTACCCGGGGGAGTCAAACCCCGAGCCGAAGCAGGGTGTTGGCGCCCACCGCGATGGTGGTGTGCTGACGCTGCTGATGGTGGAGCCCGGTAAGGGGGGCCTGCAGGTTGACTACCACGGTGAATGGGTGGATGTGCCGCCCCTGCCGGGTGCGTTCGTCGTGAACATTGGGGAGATGCTTGAGCTCGCGACCCAGGGCTACCTCAAAGCGACGCTGCACCGCGTGATTTCGCCGCTGATTGGTGACGACCGCATTTCGATTCCGTTCTTCTTCAACCCCGCGCTCGACACCGTGATGCCGCAACTGAAGTTGCCGCCCGAGCTCGCCGCTCAAGCTCGTGGTGTTTCACTTGACCCCACGAACAGTCCCATCCTCGAAACGTATGGAGACAATGCGCTTCGCTATCGAATGCGGGCGCACCCCAACGTGGCCCAGATTCATCACGACGATCTGATCCAAGCCCCACGAGGTGCGATCTAAGCAGCTAGCGCTGAGCGTGTGAAGTGCGGTCTGGCCACTGGGGCGGGCCGCACTTTCAGGCGAAAGCGTCATTCGGAAGGTAAAACCGCTGGTATAGTTTTCTGGTTGGCGAAAGTCAATGGTCTGCGCCCGTAGCTCAGCGGATAGAGCAATTGACTACGGATCAATAGGCCGGGGGTTCAAATCCCTCCGGGCGCACCAGTCAAAACCAGCTGTTAGAAACATTAAAACCCCCGGTCAGCCGGGGGTTTTAATGTTTTTATGGCTTTTCTTTCTTACTTGGTTCCGAATTCTCAATACTTACTTTTGCCCACATTTCACCCACACTTGAGGACACTGCCCTGTCATTCAAAGCGGCTGCAACCGCGTCCAGGTCATCATCGAAGAGATCTGCGTAGACGTCGAGAGTCATCGCCGCAGACGCGTGTCCGAGCATTCGCTGCAAGGATTTGACGTGTGCTCCGGCCGAAACGGCCAAGCTCGCGGCGGTGTGCCGTAAGTCATGAGGCGTTACGCGGGGAAACTGCGGATCAGCGGCC harbors:
- a CDS encoding 2-oxoglutarate and iron-dependent oxygenase domain-containing protein produces the protein MNDSALPIIDLSLLDGSPESAAKFRDDLLCATHDVGFFYLVGHGVDETLMDDLLAASREFFALPEDEKLAVENINSPQFRGYTRVGGELTEGKTDWREQVDVGPERPVVDTAAGYADYWRLEGPNLWPDAVPQLRGLVNEWNDRLSAVSLRLLRAWAQALGSPEDSFDHAFADKPFPVMKIVRYPGESNPEPKQGVGAHRDGGVLTLLMVEPGKGGLQVDYHGEWVDVPPLPGAFVVNIGEMLELATQGYLKATLHRVISPLIGDDRISIPFFFNPALDTVMPQLKLPPELAAQARGVSLDPTNSPILETYGDNALRYRMRAHPNVAQIHHDDLIQAPRGAI